The window TTATTGCAGGGGTTATTTTAGCGGCGATTTTAGCGGCTGTTATGAGTACGATTTCTTCTCAATTGATCGTGACATCTTCTGCACTTATTGAGGACATATATAAAGCATTATTTAATAAGTCTGCATCGGATAAACACTATGTATTTTTAGGTCGTATGGCTGTACTTTTAGTTTCTATTTTCGCTTCTTTCGTTGCTTGGAATCCTGAGAGTACTATTTTAGGGCTTGTTGCATTTGCATGGGCTGGTTTCGGTGCTGCCTTTGGTCCAATTATTTTACTATCGTTATTCTGGAAAAAGCTGACGAATTACGGAGCACTTTCAGGTATGGTTGCGGGTGCATTAGTGGCATTCATCTGGGGTCGTACACCAAGCTTATCTAGCATGCTCTACGAAATCGTACCTGGCTTCATCATTTGTTTAATTGTTGCCTTTATTGTAAGTTTAGCTACTTATAAACATAATGCAGAAATTGAACAAGAGTTTGAAGAAACACAACGCATTTTAAAACAAGAACGCGAATAGTATTTTTGAAATAAGAGTATTCATCGGCTTTCGAAATGGAGCCGTGAATACTCTTTTTATTTTTTAATGAAGATTCTTATGAAGTGTGGGCTTGTGGCAAATGCGTCAAGACCACCATTTTTCTAAAATAACGCTGCCCCTATTAAACCAGCATTTCCTTTGTTTATACTTGCTTGTATGCGTCCTTTTTTATGTTCAAAAAAGGGCAATGTGAAGTAAGCATCCACCTTCTCCGCAATTTCCTTTACCATTTGTGGATGATGGTTCATAACACCTCCACCAAGGACAATAACATGGGGGTCGAGTAACATTAAAAACGTATGAATTTTATGTGCAACCTCTTCTTGCCAAGTTTGGATAACCGGCATAATAAGCGGATCATTTTTATAATAGCGCTCGAAAAATTGTTCGAGCGTTGCATCATCACCTGTTTTTTCTTGCATCATTTTTTGTAGTGCAGGTCCTGATCCCATCCACTCTAAATACTCTCCTTCACGCGTTAAGGAAAATCCAACTTCTCCTGGTATACCTGCGCCGCGCAAAATCTTCCCATCATGAATTGTACAGCAAGCAATTCCGGTACTAATGGTCATATAAATCATCGTTTCTTTCTGAAAATGACGGATTTTATATTCACCATTTGCTGCTGTGGTCATATCCGTTTCCATTTTAATTTCCACATTCGGGTAGTGTGCCTGCAATTTATCGACGAGCGGGAATTGACGCCACGGTAAATTTTGTTGATAGATGACGAGTCCCTTCTCAATATCGAGGACACCTGGTAAACCTACTGAAACCTTTGTCACGTCACCTAACTCATTTTCAAGCATGCTCTGAAAACCATCAATCATTGCCTTGAATAACGCATCAGATTGCTGCGGGCTTTTCACTTCTATTTGTTTAACGAGCTTTTCCGGCTCCTCTACTTTCGATATTGCGAGCGCTAATTTTGTCCCACCTATATCACCACTTAAAATCCACATACACTTCACCTGCTTTACAAAAATACCGTACTGTTGCCAAATTTTATAACCATGCTTTTCAAAAAAGTTTATAATAAAGCCAACTGTCGAACCTATCCCCGTTGCATTTTTTGAAATGTAATCGTCATTTACTTTAGATTACATAAAAAGGTAATAAACTCAAGTCCATTTAAATAAAAGAGTAAACAGGGCTTGATTTGCCTGCCCACCTTTTTCACGCTAAGCCACTATACGGATATAGCACATTATTCGGATAATGCATTTTAGATTGCTCTTTCACAAACATCGCGCCATCATCTTCAAAAATACCTTGTACAACCGGAATCGTTAGTTCATCTGGTGTGAAGCAAAGTTGAATAGATGGTGCTGTGATAGGCAAGTTTTGTAATACATCTACGACACCTATTGGATACTTTGAAATGACATCTATCAGTTCGAGTACACCATCTTCTTCCTGACAAATAATGATTGCCTTCAGCTTTGGTACATAGTAAATACAATCCTTATATTGTGTTAATGCATGATACATGACAATATCTTCGTTTTGAAGCATGCTCATTTTCATGCTAATTGGCAATCGGTGCATAATCGTTTCATACAATAATTCACGTGCTTTTGGCTCATTCATATCAAGCTTCTTTACTTCTGTTAACTGTAATTTAAAATCAGCCGTTTTCACATGATAGGTTGCCTGCCTTCTTTTTTCAAAACCAAATTTAGTATAAAACTGAAGAACCGATGCATTTGCAAACAAATAAACAAACTGAGCCTGTTGTACATCTTCTAATGCAGCTTCCATTAGCTTTCGAGATAAACCTTGCCCTTGATAGCCCGGCTTCGTCATAACCGTCCCGATTTGCACCGATTGATACGCTTGTCCCTCTAAAATCATCGTACCTATACTAGTAGAAACGTTCGCGACAATTTCACCTTTGTCTTCAAACGCATAGCAACAATAACTATCATTCCAATAACCTAGCTGTGCCCATTGTTCAAATTGCAGTTGAAACGTTTCTTCACTAAATTGAAAGAAGCTTTTCATCAGTTGCTCATTTTTACGAATTTCGTCACCCTTAATCAATTTCATTTCATTGCCTCCCATATATTGCTAGAATATCATATTTGGGATTTATTTCAAAAACGGATTGTGCTAGTTTTTAAATTATTTCAGCAAACAAAAAAAAACGATGGCGTTATGCCATCGTTTTTCCTCTAAGAAATTAACGTTTATTAATTTCTTCCATTAAAATTTGGTTTGTTAATTGTGGGTTAGCTTGTCCTTTTGAGGCTTTCATAATTTGGCCTAAAAGTGCTTTTACTGCACGATCTTTACCAGCTTTGAAATCCT is drawn from Solibacillus sp. R5-41 and contains these coding sequences:
- a CDS encoding GNAT family N-acetyltransferase, with product MKLIKGDEIRKNEQLMKSFFQFSEETFQLQFEQWAQLGYWNDSYCCYAFEDKGEIVANVSTSIGTMILEGQAYQSVQIGTVMTKPGYQGQGLSRKLMEAALEDVQQAQFVYLFANASVLQFYTKFGFEKRRQATYHVKTADFKLQLTEVKKLDMNEPKARELLYETIMHRLPISMKMSMLQNEDIVMYHALTQYKDCIYYVPKLKAIIICQEEDGVLELIDVISKYPIGVVDVLQNLPITAPSIQLCFTPDELTIPVVQGIFEDDGAMFVKEQSKMHYPNNVLYPYSGLA
- a CDS encoding ROK family protein produces the protein MWILSGDIGGTKLALAISKVEEPEKLVKQIEVKSPQQSDALFKAMIDGFQSMLENELGDVTKVSVGLPGVLDIEKGLVIYQQNLPWRQFPLVDKLQAHYPNVEIKMETDMTTAANGEYKIRHFQKETMIYMTISTGIACCTIHDGKILRGAGIPGEVGFSLTREGEYLEWMGSGPALQKMMQEKTGDDATLEQFFERYYKNDPLIMPVIQTWQEEVAHKIHTFLMLLDPHVIVLGGGVMNHHPQMVKEIAEKVDAYFTLPFFEHKKGRIQASINKGNAGLIGAALF